DNA from Synechococcus sp. CBW1108:
CTCTGTGAGCATCAGCTCCGGGGCCAGCACCATTGAGGCCTCGGCGAGCTGCTCAGCCCAGCCTGCGGCCGCAGGGTCATGGCAAATCAGCCGCACCACAGGGGAGGCGTCGAGCACCAGTGTGCCTGCCCCTGCTTCAGTGGCCATGGTCAGCGTTCACGATCAGCGCGGATCAGATCTTCCGGTGCCTGCTGCCATGCCAGCGACTCTCGCCCTTGCCAGTGCCGCGCGATGCGCTCCAGGGCCAGCAGGCGCCGCTGGCGGGGATCACCACCCACCAGTGCTTCCAGATCCACCAGGGCCTGCTGGCTGAGGCTGCGCTTGTTCAGGCTGGCTCGCCGCTGCAACAAACGATGCAGGGGGTCTGGCAAGTCGCGGATCTGAAGCGACGGCATCGACACACCCAACGCAGTGATCCAAGTTTAATCCTTAAGCATGCATTTTTCATGCACCGGACATGAGAACGGTCATGCAGGCATCGCGATGATTTGCTCTGCGCTGAAGTAATGAAATCGTTGAGCCAGCATAGGCAGCACAACCGTGTCCAGATCAGGGCGGCTGGCGAGGATCTGCTGACTGCTGCCCGCTATTTCGCTCTCAGGGCGCACTGGCAGGGTGAGCAGGTTGAGCAGCGGATCGAGATCTTGCTGCTGGCTCAAGGCCTCCAGGCTGATCCAGTGCACTTCCTGCAAAACTGCCTGCAGCAGCCGGGGCGGATTGGATGGTCCCAGTCTCAGGCGGTGATGGGGCGTAATCACCACCACCTCCAGGTGCTCCACCCTGGGGTGACGCTGCACAAAGCGCAGGCTCTGGGCTGAGAGGCGCCTGTGGAAACCTGAATCCGGGTGCATTTGCACCTCCAGCAGCACCACCGGACACCCTGGGCCAGAGCACGCCATCGAGGCGATGGCTGAGCTCTTTCAATTCAAGGGCTTGAAAGCGATAGAGCCGATCGCCGGGGGCGCCTGGGTCGAGGCCCAGCGCGTTGGCGGCGGCGGCTGAGCCGGGCAGCAGTGAGCGGATCAGATCCGGGGCGCTCTGGAAGACGCGGTAGTACCAGCGGTCGGTGTGTGGCCTCCGGCCGACTTTGTCTACACTGGCTGCGGGCGCTTGCTGGCGAAAAGGTAGCCGCGGCTTGAGGGTGGGGCTGCAGCCCGTGCGGGGATTGGTGGCGCTGGGTGTTGCTGGGGTGCGGGGGCCTCGGGGTTTGTTCGGGCTGGGGCGCCTGGCGGCTCAGGGGGAAGCCCCGGCCGTAGGCGAAGCCTTCTCCGCAGGAGTTGCCCTTCAGTCTCCCAGGCCCACAGGAAGCTGCTGCTTGATCGGTTCTGCCAGGAGGCGGCCCAGTGCTCCTGGATCGATGATGTCGAGGCAGAGCAGGGTGGGGCCGATGAATTCCATGGTGTAACCGTCGGCCTCCACCACCAGATCGGGGATCCCCTGGAGCGTGGGATGGCGAAACAGGATCGCGCCGGTGTCTGGATCCACCGACTGGCGCATGTTCCGCAACTGATCCGGCAGGGTCAACGGTTCAGAAACAGCCATCGTCCTCCGGCCCGGCGGGCCTGCACCGTTCTTTGGTCGGTTGGATACACCGTAATCACCCTGGTGTCATCGGGAGTGAGCACGGCCACCCAGGGGCGATCCAGAAACTCGAACACCCGTGCCCGGCCGCATCACGCACAAGCTCGGGGTTGACCCCATAGAGCGCGCATTTCTCGAGGGCGAGCCCGATCGCTTCATGCACGCGCTCCACCACCCCATTGAACTGACGCGTCACGACCTGTGCTGGCAATGAATGGTGGCCAAGGCTGCAGCCCGTGCGGAGCTTGCTGCGTGTGGAGCTTCGTTGGCTGGTGGCGGCTGAGTGG
Protein-coding regions in this window:
- a CDS encoding DUF2887 domain-containing protein, producing the protein MACSGPGCPVVLLEVQMHPDSGFHRRLSAQSLRFVQRHPRVEHLEVVVITPHHRLRLGPSNPPRLLQAVLQEVHWISLEALSQQQDLDPLLNLLTLPVRPESEIAGSSQQILASRPDLDTVVLPMLAQRFHYFSAEQIIAMPA